Below is a window of Mycolicibacterium rhodesiae NBB3 DNA.
CCGCTGGCTGGCCGACTTCTGCTCGCTGTCGCCCGAGCGGCGCGCCGGAGTGGGACAGGTCATGCTCCAAGACCTCGACGATGCCGTCGCCGAGGTCAAGCAGATCGCCAAACTCGGTCTGCGCGGCGGTGTTCTGCTGCCCGGGATCCCACCCGGCGCGGCCATTCCGCAGCTCTACGCCGAGCACTGGGAGCCGCTGTGGGCGGCGTGCGACGATGTCGGTCTCGTCGTCAACCACCACGGCGGAAATGCCGGACCGAGCCCGCTCGACGGATGGGGCAGCTCGTTCGCGATATGGGTGTACGAGACGCACTGGTTCGCCCATCGCGCGCTGTGGCACCTGATCTTCAGCGGTGTCATGGATCGTCACCCCGACCTCACCGTCGTTTTCACCGAGCAGGGCGCCGGTTGGATCCCCGCCACCCTCGACTCGCTCGACGTCGCGGCAGCCCGCTATGCGCGCGAGGGCTCTGCGATCGCCCGCTTCGCCGGCCCCACCGCCGGCTCGCTGAGCCTCAAGCCGAGTGAGTTCTGGGCCCGCCAGTGTTACGTCGGCGCTAGCTTCATGCGTCCCGTCGAGTGTGCCGAGCGCCACGACATCGGTGTCGACCGGATCATGTGGGGAAGCGACTACCCGCATCTGGAGGGCACGGGCTTCTTCACCCGAGAAGCGTTGCGCTACACCTTCAGCGGTGTTCCCGCCGCAGAGGTAGCGGCCATCCTCGGCGGAAACGCGGCAACCGTCTACGGCTTCGACCTGGCGGCGCTTCAGCCTTTGACCGATCGGATCGGCCCGACGGTGGCCGAGGTGGCCGAGCCGCTGGACGCCGTCCCAGCCGGCGCGAGCAGCACCGTCTTCGAGCCCGACCCCATCCGTACCTGGTAGCGAAAGGTCCCCGCATGGAGAACTACGTCATCATCTCGGCCGACACGCACGCCGAGCTCCCGACCGAGCAGTACCGCGAATACGTCGACCCCGAATACCAGGACGACTTCGAGGCCTACCTCGCCGAGAAGAAAGCCGCGGCGCAGGCCGGTGGCTTCATCGACGAAGAGTTCGCCGAGCAGTGGTTCGAGGAGCATGGCGAGGGCATCTCCGGCGGATGGGATGTTGCACAACGAGATAAAGAGCTCGACGGCGATGGTGTGGTCGGCGAGGTGATCTTTCCCGACGCCGATGCCGTGACAGGTGTCGCCGGCGCTCCCTTCGGCGCAGGCCTGGGTCAATCGGGAGATCTGGATCCGGGCCGCGCGATGGCCGGGGCCCGGGCTCACAACCGCTGGCTGGCGCAGCTGTGCAGCCACAGTCCCGAACGACGGGCAGGGGTTGCGGTCATCCCGATCCTCGCGGACGTCGACGCCGCGGTCACCGAGATCACGCGAGCCGCGAAATCCGGTCTGCGCGGCGGGATCCTGATACCGGTGCTGTGGGGCGACTACCCGCCGTACCACGATCGCCGGTACGACAAGGTGTGGGCGGTCTGCCAGGAACTGGAGATGCCGGTGCACACGCACGTCGGCCCGGCGCCCAGTGCGGAATACGGAGAGCACCTGGGCATCTACACCACGGAGGTGCGGTGGTGGGGTGCCCGTCCGCTGTGGTTCGCGTTGTGGTCCGGCATCTTCGAGCGCTTCCCGACACTGCGCTGGGGTGCCACCGAGTGCGGAGCCTTCTGGGCCAACGACCTGCTCTGGTTGATGGACACCCGCTTCCTGCGTGAGCACTCGGCGAAGAAGATGAGTCGGCTGCTCGAAGGCCAGCTGACGATGCCGCCCTCGGCGTACTTCGACCGGAACTGCTTCATCGGGGCCACCACGACAGAGCGCAGAGAACTGGCGCGACGCTACGAAATCGGCGTCTCGAACATGCTGTGGGGCAACGACTATCCCCATCCAGAAGGCACCTGGCCGAACACCCGCAAATGGCTCCGCCACGCGTTCTGGGACATTCCCATCGAGGAAACCCGGCAGATGCTCGGATTGGCCGCGGCGGAGATCTACAAGTTCGACCTCAAGGCTCTTGCGCCACTCGTCCAACGAATCGGTCCGACGCCCGCCGACCTCGGCCAGGACGACTCGGTGAGCATCCCCAAGTGGGAAGCGGCCCGCCAGGCCGGGCGCACCTGGTTGACGGAAGCGGCATCGATGCCCGACCTCGTGCAGAGCTGAGTGCCGTCGGTGGACGAACCGCACTTGAAATTCGAGCGCGACGGCCACGTCGTCGTGCTGACGATGAACAATCCGCGGAAGCGAAACGCCCTGACGCCGTCGATGATCGAGTTGATGGCGCAGGCCTGGGACGAGATCGACGGCAACGACGACATCCGCGTTGCGATCCTCACCGGGGAGGGCTCGTCGTACTGCGTCGGAGGTGATCTGGCCGACGGCTGGATGGTCCGGAAATCGTCAGACGACGATGACAAACCACAGCGCGAACGCAACGGCAGCATCATCACCGACGGACTCCTGCTGAGTCGATCCTTGGCCAAGCCGCTGATCTCCGCTGTCAACGGCGCTTGCCTCGGAGGCGGCTGTGAAATGCTGCAGCAGACCGATATTCGGATCGCCGAAGAGCAGGCCGTGTTCGGGTTGCCCGAGGCGAAGTGGGGGATGATCGCCGGTGCGGGATCGACGGTTCGCCTCAAACGCCAGATTCCCTACACGAAGGCCATGGAGATGATCCTGACCGGCGAACCGCTGACCGCGACGGAGGCATACCACTTCGGTTTGGTCGGGCACGTGGTGCCGCAAGGCAAGTCACTCGACAAGTCGCGCGAGATCGCGGCTGTCGTCGCAGCCAACGGTCCGCTCGCGGTGCGCAATGCGAAGGCGTCGATCCTCGCCAGCGGCTGGCTCGACGAGGAGGACGCCCGGAAGATCGAACAGCGCTTTGTCGTGGAGGTCATGCGGTCCGAAGACGCCAAAGAGGGGTTGGCGGCGTTCAGCGGCAAGCGCGCTCCGCGATTCACAGGAAGCTAGGC
It encodes the following:
- a CDS encoding amidohydrolase family protein codes for the protein MDRYTVISADCHAGADLLDYREYLDPVFRDEFDSWAAAYVNPYADLVDGDAERNWNSDRRNADLDTEGIAGEVLYPNTIPPFFPSSSLAATPPETASELELRCAGLRAHNRWLADFCSLSPERRAGVGQVMLQDLDDAVAEVKQIAKLGLRGGVLLPGIPPGAAIPQLYAEHWEPLWAACDDVGLVVNHHGGNAGPSPLDGWGSSFAIWVYETHWFAHRALWHLIFSGVMDRHPDLTVVFTEQGAGWIPATLDSLDVAAARYAREGSAIARFAGPTAGSLSLKPSEFWARQCYVGASFMRPVECAERHDIGVDRIMWGSDYPHLEGTGFFTREALRYTFSGVPAAEVAAILGGNAATVYGFDLAALQPLTDRIGPTVAEVAEPLDAVPAGASSTVFEPDPIRTW
- a CDS encoding amidohydrolase family protein, with the translated sequence MENYVIISADTHAELPTEQYREYVDPEYQDDFEAYLAEKKAAAQAGGFIDEEFAEQWFEEHGEGISGGWDVAQRDKELDGDGVVGEVIFPDADAVTGVAGAPFGAGLGQSGDLDPGRAMAGARAHNRWLAQLCSHSPERRAGVAVIPILADVDAAVTEITRAAKSGLRGGILIPVLWGDYPPYHDRRYDKVWAVCQELEMPVHTHVGPAPSAEYGEHLGIYTTEVRWWGARPLWFALWSGIFERFPTLRWGATECGAFWANDLLWLMDTRFLREHSAKKMSRLLEGQLTMPPSAYFDRNCFIGATTTERRELARRYEIGVSNMLWGNDYPHPEGTWPNTRKWLRHAFWDIPIEETRQMLGLAAAEIYKFDLKALAPLVQRIGPTPADLGQDDSVSIPKWEAARQAGRTWLTEAASMPDLVQS
- a CDS encoding enoyl-CoA hydratase-related protein — its product is MDEPHLKFERDGHVVVLTMNNPRKRNALTPSMIELMAQAWDEIDGNDDIRVAILTGEGSSYCVGGDLADGWMVRKSSDDDDKPQRERNGSIITDGLLLSRSLAKPLISAVNGACLGGGCEMLQQTDIRIAEEQAVFGLPEAKWGMIAGAGSTVRLKRQIPYTKAMEMILTGEPLTATEAYHFGLVGHVVPQGKSLDKSREIAAVVAANGPLAVRNAKASILASGWLDEEDARKIEQRFVVEVMRSEDAKEGLAAFSGKRAPRFTGS